In one window of Poriferisphaera corsica DNA:
- a CDS encoding FliO/MopB family protein, whose product MLHRFAHILIPIACLIISPILCAQSDSSANQSLDIQINLPENRPTKPAAPSYQTLTSDVTPITTPSPNQARTRIQSITRKLHNTNPQTDTISQVPIVQSVAAPDTLPPTTDAAAQTPLTESPTRALLERNRSGNDPTASSSPGNQTPGASLVTGNYLLQTITALGIVIGLLFLIRYLYAKATGHVTTSSAAAVQVLARTSIAPRNHIIILRVGSRILICSDSSHGTRTLSEITDPEEVAQLLAETSAAKENSITKSFNNMLGRYGADYDKQGRHPEEGLDTVEFQSDSARESVSKLLSRVRDLAGKGGPQ is encoded by the coding sequence GTGCTTCATCGTTTCGCACACATCCTTATCCCCATCGCATGCCTCATCATCTCGCCGATCCTCTGCGCGCAATCCGACTCTTCCGCCAATCAAAGCCTCGACATTCAAATCAATCTCCCCGAAAATCGCCCAACCAAACCCGCCGCACCGTCCTACCAAACCCTCACCTCCGACGTCACCCCAATCACCACACCTTCACCAAACCAAGCCCGCACCCGCATCCAAAGCATTACCCGCAAGCTGCACAACACCAATCCACAAACAGACACCATCTCCCAAGTTCCAATCGTGCAATCCGTCGCCGCTCCCGACACACTACCCCCGACCACTGATGCCGCCGCTCAAACGCCCCTCACCGAGTCACCCACACGTGCACTTCTTGAACGCAACAGATCTGGCAACGATCCCACCGCCTCCAGTTCACCTGGCAATCAAACACCCGGTGCTTCCCTCGTAACTGGCAATTATCTACTCCAAACCATCACCGCCCTCGGCATCGTCATCGGCCTCCTTTTCCTCATTCGATATCTATACGCCAAAGCCACCGGCCACGTCACCACCTCCAGCGCTGCCGCCGTTCAAGTTCTTGCCCGAACATCCATCGCGCCTCGCAATCACATCATCATTCTTCGCGTCGGTTCACGCATCCTCATCTGCTCCGACTCATCCCACGGCACACGCACCCTCTCTGAAATCACTGACCCCGAAGAAGTCGCTCAACTCCTCGCCGAAACCTCTGCCGCCAAAGAAAACTCCATCACCAAATCATTCAACAACATGCTCGGCCGCTACGGCGCCGACTACGATAAACAAGGTCGTCATCCCGAAGAAGGCCTCGACACCGTCGAATTTCAATCCGATTCCGCACGTGAATCCGTCTCCAAACTCCTAAGCCGTGTCCGCGATCTCGCCGGCAAGGGAGGTCCTCAATGA
- the fliP gene encoding flagellar type III secretion system pore protein FliP (The bacterial flagellar biogenesis protein FliP forms a type III secretion system (T3SS)-type pore required for flagellar assembly.), whose translation MIRITHILLIITAIFLPSLTLTAQSTATNADEPNTNIQLDLTNPVSILKGAEDAIAAMRSDGNTQFDRSQGLSSTLSVIILLTILSLAPALLVLCTSFTRIIIVLALLRQAIGTQSLPPSQVIIGLALFMSFLIMYPTFQRINDTAIVPLNAGTIDEFSAWENAKEPLREFMFDQISYAGNWENIYMILNYRGVDTSEPETLTDDDVDMLTLIPAFILSELKVAFLMGFRLYLPFLVIDMVVSSILISMGMMMLPPIMISLPFKLLMFVLVDGWMLVAGNLLNSFSIPGVT comes from the coding sequence ATGATCCGCATCACACACATCCTCCTCATCATCACCGCGATCTTCCTGCCATCTCTGACACTCACCGCTCAATCCACCGCGACAAACGCCGACGAGCCCAACACAAACATACAACTCGACCTCACAAACCCCGTCTCCATCCTCAAAGGTGCCGAAGACGCCATCGCTGCCATGCGCAGTGACGGAAATACTCAGTTCGACCGATCACAGGGGCTCTCCTCAACCCTTTCCGTCATCATTCTCCTCACCATTCTTTCGCTCGCGCCCGCTCTGCTTGTGCTATGCACCTCATTCACGCGCATCATCATCGTATTGGCACTACTCAGGCAAGCCATCGGCACGCAATCCCTCCCCCCCTCGCAAGTCATCATCGGCCTCGCACTCTTCATGTCATTCCTCATCATGTACCCCACCTTCCAACGCATCAACGACACCGCCATCGTTCCCCTTAATGCAGGCACAATCGACGAGTTTTCCGCTTGGGAGAACGCTAAAGAACCACTCCGCGAATTCATGTTCGACCAGATCAGCTATGCCGGCAACTGGGAGAACATCTACATGATCCTCAACTACCGAGGCGTCGATACCTCCGAACCCGAAACACTCACCGACGACGATGTCGACATGCTCACGCTGATCCCAGCCTTCATCCTCTCTGAGCTCAAAGTCGCCTTCCTCATGGGCTTCCGACTCTATTTACCATTCCTCGTCATCGACATGGTCGTCTCTTCGATCCTCATCTCGATGGGCATGATGATGCTACCACCCATCATGATTTCCCTCCCCTTCAAACTCCTCATGTTCGTCCTCGTCGATGGCTGGATGCTCGTCGCAGGCAACCTACTCAACTCCTTCTCAATCCCCGGCGTAACTTAG
- the fliQ gene encoding flagellar biosynthesis protein FliQ, which translates to MTEAQAIEFVRETLTLMLLLSLPVLAAALIVGLTISIFQAVTQIQEQTLSFVPKILGMGIVAILAMPWVVSKILEFANRMFSGF; encoded by the coding sequence ATGACAGAAGCACAAGCCATCGAATTTGTCCGCGAAACACTCACCCTCATGCTACTCCTCTCGCTCCCCGTCCTCGCCGCCGCGCTCATCGTCGGCCTCACCATCTCCATCTTCCAAGCAGTCACTCAAATCCAGGAACAAACCCTCTCATTCGTCCCCAAAATCCTTGGCATGGGCATCGTCGCCATACTCGCCATGCCGTGGGTTGTTTCCAAGATCCTCGAATTCGCCAACCGAATGTTTTCTGGCTTCTAA
- the fliR gene encoding flagellar biosynthetic protein FliR encodes MPVDLTAILPHLPAWLLVLFRLSGIFFFAPVLGSQLVPRHIKVYLVLGISFCVYPALLNPQHASASFINNVIDHPLSLYYLIPVIAVELLIGFVIGFVANLPLIGMQIGGQVIDQQMGLGFAQVYNPDTGDQSSLVGRVLFLLALVIFIILGGERLLFNALVNSFNHIPLGGFTGFAAVVDLALGVLSIIFELALQIAAPIICLMFLVTFAMGFINRSMPQFNILSVGFSIRILVSALILIVIIPTMEGTFISICRQIFYQLGKFVGL; translated from the coding sequence ATGCCCGTCGATCTCACCGCCATCCTCCCGCACCTCCCCGCCTGGCTACTTGTCCTGTTCCGACTCTCAGGCATCTTCTTTTTCGCACCTGTCCTCGGCTCGCAACTCGTCCCCCGTCACATCAAAGTTTACCTCGTCCTCGGCATCTCCTTCTGTGTCTACCCCGCACTCCTTAATCCGCAGCACGCTTCCGCATCCTTCATCAACAACGTCATCGATCACCCCCTCTCCCTCTACTACCTCATCCCCGTCATTGCCGTCGAACTCCTCATCGGCTTCGTCATCGGCTTCGTCGCCAACCTCCCACTCATCGGCATGCAAATCGGCGGCCAAGTCATCGACCAACAAATGGGTCTTGGCTTTGCACAAGTCTACAACCCCGACACCGGCGACCAATCTTCACTCGTCGGACGCGTCCTTTTCCTCCTCGCTCTCGTCATCTTCATCATCCTTGGCGGCGAGCGTCTCCTCTTCAATGCACTCGTCAATTCATTCAACCATATCCCGCTCGGCGGCTTCACCGGCTTCGCCGCCGTCGTCGACCTCGCTCTCGGCGTTCTCTCAATTATTTTCGAACTTGCGCTTCAAATCGCCGCACCCATCATCTGCCTCATGTTCCTCGTGACCTTCGCCATGGGCTTCATCAACCGGTCCATGCCACAGTTCAACATCCTCTCCGTTGGCTTCTCCATCCGTATCCTCGTCTCCGCGCTCATCCTCATTGTCATCATCCCCACTATGGAAGGCACTTTCATCTCAATCTGCCGACAGATTTTCTATCAACTCGGAAAATTCGTTGGCCTCTGA
- the flhB gene encoding flagellar biosynthesis protein FlhB, translating to MAESDAEKTESPTPRRLAEARKDGNVARSPDLTAALVLLATTIFIYYAGQQVFGGMRQYLTDYLSASHAKNFNPTQLSALSEMLYYGLYMFLFTIGPVLLAVFGISLIATVSQVGFLITTKPLEPNFGRMNPLKGVANLFNARAGVRLGMSLLKVLIITILAILLINFDLDAIVHMASLAPRQAFLLTGQLVFAFSLKIVAVLLFLAIIDFAFQKWQRARELRMTKQEVKEEMKAMEGDPMIKQRRSQVAKQLAMQRLSQAVPSADVIVTNPTHFSIALKYDSNNMRAPTVVAKGADFMAMRIRQIANLHDIPIIERKPLARALFATCEIGDEIPAEHYAAVAEILAYVYRISSGSKQPAMAT from the coding sequence ATGGCTGAGAGTGACGCAGAAAAAACAGAATCACCCACACCCCGCCGTCTTGCCGAAGCTCGCAAAGACGGTAATGTCGCGCGCTCACCCGACCTCACCGCCGCACTCGTCCTTCTCGCAACCACAATCTTCATCTACTACGCAGGCCAACAAGTCTTCGGCGGCATGCGCCAATACCTCACCGATTACCTCTCCGCCTCGCACGCCAAAAACTTCAACCCAACTCAACTCTCCGCACTCAGCGAGATGCTCTACTACGGCCTCTACATGTTCCTCTTCACCATCGGCCCCGTCCTCCTCGCCGTCTTCGGCATCTCACTCATCGCCACCGTCTCGCAAGTCGGCTTCCTCATCACAACCAAACCACTCGAACCAAACTTCGGCCGCATGAACCCCCTCAAGGGTGTCGCCAATCTCTTCAACGCTCGGGCCGGCGTTCGTCTCGGCATGTCTCTCCTCAAAGTCCTCATCATCACCATACTCGCCATCCTCCTCATCAATTTCGACCTCGACGCCATCGTTCACATGGCCTCGCTCGCACCAAGGCAAGCCTTCCTCCTCACCGGCCAGCTCGTTTTCGCGTTCTCTCTCAAAATTGTCGCCGTACTTCTCTTCCTCGCCATCATTGACTTCGCCTTCCAAAAATGGCAACGTGCACGCGAACTCCGCATGACCAAACAGGAAGTCAAAGAAGAAATGAAAGCCATGGAAGGCGACCCCATGATCAAGCAGCGACGCTCTCAAGTCGCCAAACAACTCGCCATGCAACGCCTCTCACAAGCCGTTCCCTCCGCAGACGTCATCGTCACCAACCCCACACACTTCTCAATCGCACTCAAATACGATTCCAACAACATGCGCGCCCCCACCGTCGTCGCCAAAGGCGCCGACTTCATGGCCATGCGCATCCGACAAATCGCCAACCTCCACGATATCCCCATCATCGAACGCAAACCTCTCGCCCGCGCCCTCTTCGCTACCTGCGAAATTGGCGACGAAATCCCCGCAGAACACTACGCCGCCGTCGCCGAAATCCTCGCCTACGTCTACCGCATCTCCTCAGGTTCAAAACAACCCGCCATGGCAACATAA
- the flhA gene encoding flagellar biosynthesis protein FlhA, which yields MPPVQITLNNFINQLKQPEKLRSIIVPILFVLMLGVVIVPIPPALMDVFISANIALSVLILLTTLYVERPLDFSVMPSLLLGTTLFRLVLNIATTRMILSADAATPDEATAVAGDVIASFAEFVAGGNAVVGIILFVILIIVQFVVITKGATRISEVAARFTLDGMPGKQMAIDADLNAGIISEEEAKTRRENISQEADFYGAMDGSAKFVRGDAIAGIIITVINILGGFAIGMAIKKWSFSDSIEVFTMLTIGDGLVSQVPAFIISIASGLIVTRSSSRNDLGTELTTQLTARKAALGITAGFLVLLAFTGLPKLPMLTLAFAIGAIAYILNRASKRAAQQAGSPAQQQAQQDAAAAEPEPVEAALKVDTLELEVGYGLVKLVDKGQGGDLLDRISMIRRQLAADLGLVMPPVRIRDNMQLQPNDYNIKIRNNTIASGDIHPGHYLAMDGGLATEPLEGIPTTEPAFGLPATWIEAGQKERAESLSYTVVDPSNVLTTHLIEVVKNHGHELLTREETNNLLTQLKETAPKLTEEVLTAEKPLIKPGELQKVLQNLLRERVPIRDMESIVETLGDWSPRTNDLEVLTEYVRNALRRTICNQYAIRQPEQSDDLTQTGRLVSRLYCVSLDPMLEDQIMGYIQRTADGTSMTMPPIIANRITTSIVEEIQNLVQMGHQPVILASPQVRAQIRRLIEPQLPNVAVLGYNEVSKGVQVESLGLIQAVQTTDQQSPAQPTIPQPNPA from the coding sequence ATGCCCCCAGTTCAAATCACACTCAACAACTTCATCAACCAACTCAAGCAGCCCGAAAAGCTGCGCTCGATCATTGTGCCCATTCTCTTCGTCCTCATGCTCGGCGTCGTCATCGTCCCCATCCCGCCGGCGCTCATGGACGTCTTCATCTCAGCCAACATCGCACTCTCAGTCCTCATCCTCCTCACCACACTCTACGTCGAGCGCCCCCTCGACTTCTCCGTCATGCCCTCCCTCCTCCTCGGCACGACACTCTTCCGACTCGTCCTCAATATCGCAACTACGCGTATGATCCTTTCCGCCGATGCCGCAACACCCGATGAAGCCACCGCTGTCGCCGGTGACGTCATCGCTTCCTTCGCCGAATTCGTCGCAGGTGGCAACGCCGTTGTCGGCATCATCCTCTTCGTCATCCTCATCATCGTGCAGTTCGTCGTCATCACCAAAGGTGCAACACGCATCTCCGAAGTCGCCGCGCGTTTCACCCTCGACGGCATGCCCGGCAAGCAAATGGCCATCGACGCCGACCTCAACGCCGGCATCATCTCCGAAGAAGAAGCTAAGACACGACGCGAAAATATCTCACAAGAAGCCGACTTTTACGGAGCTATGGACGGTTCCGCCAAGTTCGTTCGCGGCGACGCCATCGCCGGCATCATCATCACCGTCATCAACATCCTCGGTGGCTTCGCCATCGGTATGGCCATCAAAAAATGGTCTTTCTCTGATTCCATCGAAGTCTTCACCATGCTCACCATCGGTGACGGCCTCGTCTCCCAAGTCCCCGCATTCATCATCTCCATCGCCTCAGGCCTCATCGTCACACGCTCTTCCTCACGCAACGATCTCGGCACCGAACTCACCACGCAGCTCACCGCTCGCAAAGCCGCACTCGGCATCACCGCCGGTTTCCTCGTTCTCCTCGCCTTCACCGGACTCCCCAAACTCCCGATGCTCACCCTCGCTTTCGCCATTGGCGCCATCGCATACATCCTCAACCGCGCCTCCAAACGCGCCGCCCAACAAGCCGGCAGCCCCGCACAACAACAAGCCCAACAAGATGCCGCCGCCGCAGAACCAGAACCCGTTGAAGCCGCACTCAAAGTTGACACACTCGAACTCGAAGTCGGTTACGGCCTCGTCAAACTTGTCGACAAAGGGCAGGGCGGCGACCTTCTCGATCGCATCTCCATGATCCGTCGCCAACTCGCCGCCGACCTCGGCCTCGTCATGCCTCCCGTCCGCATCCGCGACAACATGCAACTCCAACCCAACGACTACAACATCAAAATCCGCAACAACACCATCGCTTCAGGCGACATCCATCCCGGTCACTACCTCGCAATGGACGGCGGCCTCGCCACCGAACCCCTCGAAGGCATCCCCACCACTGAACCCGCCTTCGGACTCCCCGCAACTTGGATCGAAGCAGGCCAAAAAGAACGCGCCGAATCACTCTCCTACACCGTCGTCGATCCCTCCAATGTTCTCACCACTCACCTCATCGAAGTCGTCAAAAACCACGGCCACGAACTCCTCACACGCGAAGAAACAAACAACCTCCTCACACAACTCAAAGAAACCGCACCCAAACTCACCGAAGAAGTTCTCACCGCAGAAAAGCCACTCATCAAGCCCGGCGAACTACAAAAAGTACTACAAAACCTGCTCCGCGAGCGCGTCCCCATCCGCGACATGGAATCCATCGTCGAGACCCTCGGCGACTGGTCGCCGCGCACCAACGACCTCGAAGTGCTTACCGAATATGTCCGCAACGCGCTCCGCCGCACCATCTGCAATCAATACGCAATCCGTCAGCCCGAACAGAGCGACGACCTCACCCAAACAGGCCGCCTAGTCTCACGCCTCTACTGCGTCTCACTCGATCCCATGCTCGAAGATCAAATCATGGGCTACATCCAGCGCACCGCTGATGGCACATCCATGACCATGCCTCCGATCATCGCCAATCGCATCACGACATCGATCGTAGAAGAAATTCAAAACTTGGTGCAGATGGGTCATCAACCCGTCATCCTCGCATCACCTCAAGTCCGCGCCCAGATCCGCCGCCTGATCGAACCGCAACTGCCCAACGTCGCCGTTCTCGGCTACAACGAAGTTTCCAAAGGTGTCCAAGTCGAGTCCCTAGGCCTAATCCAAGCCGTCCAAACCACCGATCAGCAATCCCCTGCTCAACCCACCATCCCACAGCCCAACCCCGCCTAA
- a CDS encoding LamG domain-containing protein, translated as MNFLKSALLSAAIAMIIPTANAQTVAHWNFESAVNHNTTEPVALSDDHILQSQTDPGPGGPEYVPDISGNENHLVQYDNAGAFATNVPYSVTPQTGDKNQFSWNTKDGYDLYEQSPGADGNPMSLGELMSGQTHFTIEVTFKQINGGGFQALVAHDREFGDSGDDDTPLGTFWLGISEDSKIHYYSYNPDDTISITDDTQTGFGEFGVGPFIELDQWYSVVITGDGSKANIYLKKEGDTDFTLIHTHDIIGLAKSSASWTIGRGWFEGPADSFKGLIDDVRISSSVLAPENFLASPAPKPAKTD; from the coding sequence GTGAATTTTCTCAAGTCAGCCCTCCTGTCCGCCGCAATAGCGATGATCATTCCCACCGCTAACGCTCAAACGGTTGCACATTGGAACTTCGAGAGCGCAGTCAACCACAACACGACTGAACCCGTTGCACTCTCCGACGATCACATCCTTCAGTCTCAAACAGACCCCGGACCCGGAGGCCCCGAATACGTTCCCGATATCTCTGGCAACGAAAACCATCTGGTTCAATATGACAATGCTGGCGCCTTCGCCACCAATGTGCCATACTCCGTAACGCCACAGACTGGTGATAAAAACCAATTCTCATGGAACACCAAAGACGGCTACGACCTCTACGAACAATCTCCCGGTGCTGATGGCAACCCCATGAGCTTGGGCGAACTCATGAGCGGCCAAACCCACTTCACCATCGAAGTCACATTCAAACAAATCAATGGCGGCGGTTTTCAGGCCCTCGTCGCGCATGATCGAGAGTTCGGCGATAGCGGCGATGATGACACACCGCTCGGCACTTTCTGGCTCGGCATCAGCGAAGACAGCAAAATACACTACTACAGCTACAACCCCGACGACACCATCTCAATCACCGACGACACGCAAACCGGTTTCGGAGAGTTTGGCGTCGGCCCATTCATCGAACTCGATCAATGGTATTCCGTCGTCATCACCGGTGATGGCTCAAAAGCCAATATCTACCTCAAAAAAGAGGGCGACACAGACTTCACCTTAATTCACACGCACGACATCATTGGCCTCGCAAAAAGCTCCGCAAGCTGGACCATCGGCCGCGGATGGTTCGAAGGCCCAGCAGACAGTTTTAAAGGCCTCATCGATGACGTTCGCATCAGCAGTTCGGTTCTCGCTCCCGAAAACTTCCTCGCCTCACCTGCTCCCAAACCCGCAAAAACGGATTGA
- the flhF gene encoding flagellar biosynthesis protein FlhF — protein sequence MNIRTFTARSMADALQLVKDAYGSDGVILHTRTYKQGGILGFGARNLVEVTAGCGQDIGRQKRRSAQQSPRAVALANAAERRRKLLVQQQKQQQEEQKQLEQVHGTAGDLIKKTYAAARAELQTNQTTTLPATANEVAVAQHAAAAITRSAPSIAPTRLTSNDVQSVVNHPALTKSAPVQPAASTQPQVVYAQPATAYAGNSSGEANEQMADELKAVKRMVSQMMREQNSRIAKTENKPDVPDQLFDQYLALLEQEVSEELVQEIIAQVREELTEEQLSDDKACKEALRKAIAELIPTDCGCDSNVNPFEIDRAKLGGRPKTIALVGPTGVGKTTTIAKLAATFKLKHDKKVALVTLDTYRIAAVDQLRTYAGIIGVDLHVVTSPAELQDTLARTADCDVVLIDTAGRAPRDDQRLQELSQFIQAAQPHEVHLVLSSTCTQNVLMEAVERFSKIRTDRIIFTKLDEAVTFGVVLNVARKVNKQLSYITTGQEVPHQIEPGQSDRLAALVMGEGELVS from the coding sequence GTGAATATCAGGACGTTCACTGCTCGCTCAATGGCAGATGCACTACAACTTGTAAAAGACGCTTACGGCTCAGACGGCGTCATCCTTCATACCCGTACTTACAAACAAGGCGGTATCTTAGGGTTCGGTGCGCGTAACCTCGTCGAAGTAACCGCGGGTTGCGGCCAAGACATCGGACGCCAAAAGCGCCGCTCTGCGCAGCAATCCCCTCGCGCCGTTGCGCTCGCGAATGCAGCTGAACGCCGCCGCAAGCTTCTAGTCCAGCAGCAAAAACAACAGCAAGAAGAACAAAAGCAACTTGAACAAGTTCACGGCACGGCCGGCGATCTGATCAAGAAAACTTACGCTGCCGCTCGCGCTGAATTGCAAACCAATCAAACCACCACTCTTCCTGCGACAGCCAACGAAGTTGCCGTTGCGCAGCACGCCGCTGCAGCGATCACGCGTTCAGCACCATCGATCGCGCCCACGCGTCTGACATCAAACGATGTTCAATCTGTCGTTAATCATCCCGCGTTAACAAAATCGGCACCTGTTCAACCTGCTGCATCAACACAACCTCAAGTCGTGTATGCACAACCTGCGACCGCCTATGCTGGCAATAGCTCCGGGGAGGCGAATGAGCAGATGGCGGATGAACTTAAAGCCGTGAAACGCATGGTCAGCCAGATGATGCGGGAGCAGAATTCGCGGATTGCAAAAACTGAAAACAAACCCGATGTTCCTGATCAACTATTCGATCAGTACCTCGCTTTGCTCGAGCAGGAAGTTTCTGAGGAGCTGGTACAAGAAATTATTGCACAGGTTCGCGAAGAATTAACAGAAGAACAGCTTTCGGATGACAAAGCCTGCAAAGAAGCGCTTCGTAAAGCGATTGCTGAGCTGATTCCGACGGATTGCGGCTGCGATTCGAATGTTAATCCGTTTGAGATTGACCGCGCGAAGCTGGGGGGGCGTCCGAAGACGATCGCGCTGGTTGGGCCGACGGGCGTGGGCAAAACAACAACGATCGCGAAATTGGCTGCGACGTTTAAACTCAAGCACGATAAGAAGGTAGCGCTGGTGACGCTGGACACGTACCGCATCGCGGCGGTCGATCAGCTTCGCACTTATGCGGGCATTATTGGTGTCGATTTGCATGTGGTGACGTCTCCTGCAGAGTTGCAGGACACGCTTGCTCGCACGGCTGATTGTGATGTGGTGCTGATTGACACAGCGGGTCGCGCTCCGAGAGACGATCAAAGACTTCAGGAACTTTCCCAATTTATCCAAGCTGCCCAACCTCATGAGGTTCACTTAGTGCTGTCATCTACATGCACGCAAAATGTACTTATGGAGGCTGTAGAACGGTTTTCAAAGATCCGCACAGACCGTATCATCTTTACGAAGCTTGATGAAGCTGTGACCTTTGGGGTTGTCCTCAATGTTGCCAGAAAGGTCAATAAGCAGTTAAGCTACATCACCACGGGACAGGAAGTTCCACACCAGATCGAGCCGGGTCAATCCGATCGGCTCGCAGCCTTGGTGATGGGAGAGGGAGAGCTCGTATCATGA
- a CDS encoding MinD/ParA family protein has translation MIVDQAQSLRQLAAETEMKTENASGLSLSRKISDAPILRGGTSDMDEIETAAPPRRARIIAVSSGKGGVGKTTMSVNLAVQLSKLGRKVVLLDADLGTANADVICNVAPSNNLAHVVAGRKTIDQAIINAPGGFELIPGASGLAQIANLSDFERARLMQQIKTLEDTRDVIIIDTGAGVSPNVLGFLAAADEILLVTTPEPTAITDAYALVKTLSRKVDMTGTGRTGSQVGGAATGETVIPTGSGLRILVNMVRDEAEAKIIYDRISAVCKKFLGISPRFAGHIVSDPRVQLSIRRRKPFTLESPNTMASNCMNQLAHRMDRHATEPPSAGLLKRMAAWLAG, from the coding sequence ATGATCGTTGACCAAGCACAATCACTGCGTCAACTGGCAGCGGAGACTGAGATGAAAACAGAAAACGCATCCGGTCTTTCCCTGAGCCGAAAAATTTCTGACGCACCTATTTTGAGGGGGGGAACCTCAGATATGGATGAAATTGAAACCGCTGCGCCCCCAAGACGAGCGCGGATTATTGCGGTGAGTTCGGGCAAGGGCGGCGTGGGCAAAACCACCATGTCAGTCAACCTCGCGGTGCAGCTTTCGAAGCTCGGACGTAAGGTTGTTTTGCTGGATGCTGACCTGGGGACAGCGAATGCGGATGTGATCTGCAACGTTGCGCCTTCCAATAATCTGGCCCATGTTGTAGCTGGGCGCAAAACAATCGATCAGGCGATTATCAATGCACCGGGCGGCTTCGAGTTGATCCCAGGTGCATCGGGTTTGGCGCAGATCGCGAACTTATCTGACTTCGAACGAGCCCGTCTGATGCAGCAGATCAAGACGCTGGAAGACACGCGGGACGTGATCATTATTGATACGGGTGCTGGGGTTTCGCCTAATGTGCTGGGATTCTTGGCAGCGGCAGATGAGATCTTACTTGTGACGACACCTGAGCCGACGGCGATCACGGATGCGTATGCATTGGTTAAGACGCTATCCCGAAAAGTCGATATGACTGGCACAGGCCGAACTGGATCGCAGGTAGGCGGCGCAGCAACCGGTGAAACAGTGATCCCTACGGGGAGTGGCCTGAGAATCTTGGTGAACATGGTGCGAGACGAGGCTGAGGCCAAGATTATTTACGATCGCATCTCTGCAGTTTGCAAAAAGTTTCTAGGAATATCGCCAAGGTTTGCCGGGCACATTGTTTCGGATCCGAGGGTACAGCTCTCGATTCGTCGCAGGAAGCCGTTCACGCTGGAGTCACCGAATACGATGGCTTCGAATTGCATGAATCAGCTCGCCCACCGCATGGATCGGCACGCGACCGAGCCACCATCCGCAGGATTACTAAAACGGATGGCGGCATGGCTGGCAGGTTGA
- a CDS encoding FliA/WhiG family RNA polymerase sigma factor encodes MARIRSRSITRKPSPEAEKRIKEVWQIYKTEGATEPLRNELMEHYLPLVKYNAERIHTKLPDEVDVEDLMSAGIFGLMDAIDAFDLSRGVKFETYCAPRIRGAILDELRSMDWVPRLVRSRSSQVDQARKRLEMASGRKATHDELREELGVDKDEYEKIRRDAGAVGVVSLSRKWFETDSNKDVREIDVLKDQKQINPLSAVQKRDLKDMITKGLTRAERLIVVLYYYEEMTMKEIGVTLDLSESRVSQMHSSILARLKAQLQHRSVELQTESA; translated from the coding sequence ATGGCAAGAATTCGATCAAGATCAATCACGAGAAAGCCTTCGCCAGAAGCAGAAAAACGCATCAAAGAGGTTTGGCAGATCTATAAGACCGAGGGTGCGACTGAGCCGCTGCGTAATGAGTTGATGGAGCATTATTTGCCGCTGGTGAAATATAATGCGGAGCGGATCCACACCAAGTTGCCAGACGAAGTGGACGTAGAAGATCTGATGTCGGCAGGCATCTTTGGACTCATGGATGCGATCGATGCGTTTGATCTTTCACGCGGTGTGAAGTTCGAAACGTACTGTGCTCCGCGTATCCGTGGGGCGATTTTGGATGAGTTGCGATCGATGGACTGGGTGCCGCGTTTGGTGCGGTCTAGGTCGTCGCAGGTGGATCAGGCGCGAAAGCGACTTGAGATGGCGAGCGGTCGCAAAGCCACGCATGACGAATTGCGTGAAGAATTGGGTGTGGATAAAGACGAATACGAAAAGATCAGACGTGATGCTGGTGCGGTCGGCGTTGTGTCGCTGTCACGTAAATGGTTTGAAACTGATTCGAATAAAGATGTGCGCGAGATTGATGTACTCAAAGATCAGAAGCAGATCAATCCATTGTCTGCTGTACAGAAGCGCGATCTGAAGGATATGATCACCAAGGGTTTGACCCGGGCTGAGCGATTGATCGTGGTGCTTTACTATTATGAAGAGATGACGATGAAGGAGATCGGCGTGACGCTTGACCTCTCCGAATCTCGCGTATCGCAGATGCACTCATCAATTTTGGCGAGGCTCAAAGCGCAGCTGCAGCATCGTTCAGTTGAATTACAAACCGAATCAGCATAA